The following DNA comes from Triticum aestivum cultivar Chinese Spring chromosome 3D, IWGSC CS RefSeq v2.1, whole genome shotgun sequence.
GTCGTGCGGGGCCAGCCTTAGGGCTTGACTTTGGGGATCGGCCTGGCACGCTGGCTAGCCTTCCGACCAACCTAGCCCTTTTATTCCTGTGCTGGGCCAAAAATCCATGCCTGCACGACATGCCCATATAGCCAGGTTTGGGCTGGACTGATCATGTTGGTTCAGTTCATCTAGAGTGAGAAGAGAAGTGCATGAGCTATATCATGCTTCACGCAAGATGGTAGCTTCTCTCGTGTAACGCGAGGCACGAGCGGGCCGGCTCATTTTTTTGCTccctgtttttttgcttgttttttttctGGGTTTATTCGTCTGTTTTTTCACTTCTCAGAGATAAGGTTTTTTGTTTTTGTCTTTATGGTTTTCCTTTGGTTTTTCATTTCTTCATCGGTTTtcttccgtttttctttttcttttcccttatatattgtttttttgtttcttcactggttttctttgttttctatTTTCCATTTTTTTCTCTTGATTTTTTTCTACTGGCTTTCTTGTTTTCTTTATTGGTTTTtaatgttttttctttttctttttttcgtttttctttggttttcttcgtttctttattggttttcttttgtttttttcgctTCTTCCCCAGTTCTCATcaggttttttgttttttctttgtttttatttCCTTCCTTCNNNNNNNNNNNNNNNNNNNNNNNNNNNNNNNNNNNNNNNNNNNNNNNNNNNNNNNNNNNNNNNNNNNNNNNNNNNNNNNNNNNNNNNNNNNNNNNNNNNNNNNNNNNNNNNNNNNNNNNNNNNNNNNNNNNNNNNNNNNNNNNNNNNNNNNNNNNNNNNNNNNNNNNNNNNNNNNNNNNNNNNNNNNNNNNNNNNNNNNNNNNNNNNNNNNNNNNNNNNNNNNNNNNNNNNNNNNNNNNNNNNNNNNNNNNNNNNNNNNNNNNNNNNNNNNNNNNNNNNNNNNNNNNNNNNNNNNNNNNNNNNNNNNNNNNNNNNNNNNNNNNNNNNNNNNNNNNNNNNNNNNNNNNNNNNNNNNNNNNNNNNNNNNNNNNNNNNNNNNNNNNNNNNNNNNNNNNNNNNNNNNNNNNNNNNNNNNNNNNNNNNNNNNNNNNNNNNNNNNNNNATGGTCAATGTTTTTTCTacgcacatttaacatttttaaatatttgattaatttttttcaaatacaagattaatattGTTTAATACAAGGTTAACATTTTTTCCATACACATTTAACATGTTTCTAATTATTGATTAACTGTTTCCAAACACAAGAATTTTTCTAATTCATGATCAACATTTATTCtaaacacatttaacatttttcaaatgcttgattaacattttcataTACTTGtttaatatattttcaaatgcttgattaatttttatatacatgataaaaaaatttCATACAAATTGTATTTTTTGTATGCATGAGAAATTCTTTGTCAACATTTTTTTCTTGGTTTACATTTTTTgcctttctttgtttctttcttcgtTTTTATCGGTTTTGtttgtttctctctttgttttcTCTGCTTTCATTCCTTTGCAAAATTTTCTTtggtttttcattttctttggtttCCTTTGTTTTTATTGGGTTTCTTATTACTATTTTGTCTATTTTCATCGGTTTTATTTTTTGTTCAACACATGTTAACTTTTTCAGCAGACATCCAATATTTTTGTATGCATAAGAAACAATTTCTATATACACGTTTATCATATtttaaatacttgattaacatttttgaaaagttatctttttttacttttttcatacatattgtacTTTTTCTATATATCTAATACATTTTCCAAAAATTTCTTCACGTTGTCCCGTCccattttttcttttgtttctgttttcttcgGTTTTCTTGGGTTTTCCTTTCGTCCTTCATTTtcctttggttttctttgtttcttcctcAATTTTCGTCGATTttgttttcctttatttttattttcttccttCTCGGTTTCATTATTTTGtttgcttttctttctttctccATTTCTTTGTTTTTTCCATGGTTTTTCATCAGTTTTATTTGTTTCACTCTCGATTTTTTCTGTTTCCATTCTTTTGCATTGTTTTCTTaggtttttcattttcttttgcttttttcctttgtttttcgcATTGGGTGTTATTGGGTTTCTAGTTTCTTCTTTTCCCCTTTTTTGTCGATTTTCAAAGGTTTTATTTTTTGTTTAACACATGTTAACTTTTTTTAGTACAGATTCAACATGTTTTGTATGCATCGGATTCATTTTTAATACCCATTTAATGTTTTTTaaatacataattaacatttttttGATGATAATAATTTGATGATGTAAgatacatcatgtattggagatgctcttagccgaTTCTCAATTATGTTTGCGCAGAAATTACACATGGGATGACCCAATTGCCCCTGCAGcatattagagcatctctagcagacagCGTACATCGCTGACCCGCAAAACTCATTTACAGTTCGCGGAAAAACCGTTTGGCGGGCCGGCGCGGGCGCAGACCGAGCAGACAACGCATAGCGGAACTGTAAAATGGAATATTCCGTTTTACAGTTCTATTCCGTTTTACAGTTCCGCCATGCGGTGTCTGCTCTGCCGGTGCCCGCGCCGGCCTGCATATCAGGCCATATATTCAGAATTACTAACTTAATATAAGAAAAAAAATGTCAATATTACAATACAACAATCATCCAAATTACAATAATTATTGAAATCACCGAAGCAAACTAAATAATTCAATACAAAACTTGTCACCCAAGtaatcttgcatcaacatctcattCCCGAGATGACGATTTCGAGGAATGCAAAGACGGCCGATGGTCGATCCTCGCTGTCTCTTTCGGTTCTCATCTTCGTGCTCCTTCATGATGAGGGCCATCACCAACGTCTGCTGCCGATAGTTCACAAGCAGcgtctcaacatccgagtcgtcGGAATCGGACGAATCCTCGAGCAAAAACTTCTCGCACGAGCTCAATTCCATCTAAATTCACAAATACGAATGCCGCATTAACCAACTATGCATACCGCATCCCAAAGCACAAGCACAAGTACTCACCGGTGgctcggggcggcgaggcgactaGGGCGGCTCGGATCGGCGGATCCGGGGAGCCGGTAAAGTGGCTAGGTGGAACAGGGGAGGGCCGCCCCCGCGGCGCGATTCCGCCTGCAGATTTGGCCGGAATCGCCGACGGCTGACGGGCGGAACtaatggcgggcggcggcggaaggggGTGAGGGAAAgggcgcgggctgaaatgtccctcccgccaaccgcTTTCCTGGGATACGGGGCACCGTCGGGTCGAGAGGGAAATCTGCGTTTTCACGAATTGGAGATGTGATTTTACCGCGTCCTTCAAAATCTTTTACGGGTCCGACGTGTTTAAGACAGTATTTTACATGTGGACCCGTATTTTTGCgcttattttgcgggtcggggggTCCGCTGGAGATACCAACCGAACCCCAACGACGGAGATCCCCTGTTCGTGCAGTTCATCCAGAGTGAGGGAGAAGAGCCACCCCGGCGACACCAACCGCCGCTCCCCCGCCCCGCGGTCAGCTAATCCAGCGGCGCCGCTCCCCCGCCCCGCGGTCAGCTAATCCAGCGGCGGTGCCGTGACTCCGGTGGCCACGGGCGGACGGGGCGCATGCGCGTTCACTCCGGCGATCTCGGTCCCCAAGGTGCCGGCTACCATTCTCTTCCTCGACCCGAGTCAGACCCAGCATCTCGGCGCAGAACCGTCCGCTCTTCGGCAGCCGGTTAGTGCTCTCGCTGGGAATCAGAGTTCGTCGAAGCAAAGCAGAGCGGGGGGACTCGGAATTCCTTCACCAATCAACAGAGAGATTCCTGTTCCAGTCTGGATTCGGATTTGCTTCACCTACTCGGATTGGGGGTGAGGCCTCGGCCGGCGATCTATAAGTATTGGCTGTTCTCTGATCAAGACTGCGACTTTCCAACAGAGGCTCTGCTTTAACTGGCTTGTCTTCCAACAGAGAGGCTCTGCTCTGCTCTTCTCTAAGCCATGGAGACCTGTAGCATAGCCAGGATAATCAGATTGCAAGACCTAGCTATGTACCGGCACAAGTTGTGCTCTCTACTCTTCAGACTTTTGCCTCAACTGCAAGGTTTCCCTCCAGGGCCTCCACTCAAGAAACTCTGCAAAGATGAACATGTTCATGTGGCACTGACAGAGACCAAGATGGTGGGCACATTACCGGAGCTGCCGCAGGACATCTTGATGGTTATCTTTGCCGCTCTCGAGATCCCTGACCTCGTGCGTGCTGGCTCCGTCTGCTCATCCTGGCACTCCGCATACGCCCGTCTATGTAACCTTGGGCAGTACAAGCAGAGCCAGACACCTTGCCTGGTCTACGCCTCTGAATCTGATCCTGACAATGTTTTGTGCCTCTACAGCCTCGCCGAGAAGAGGTCCTACAAGTTAACTCTGCCGCAGCCACCTATCCGCAGCAGGTATCTGATTGGGTCCTCGCATGGCTGGCTTGTTACCGTCGACGAGAGGTCTGAGATGTACCTTCTGAATCCAATCACCTGTGAACAGATTGCTCTCCCTTCAGTGACCACCATTGAGCATGTGAAGTCCATATTTGATGAGTACGGTGATGTCTGCAAGTATGAGATATCATGGCACACTGGAACGCGAAGCAGTCGTAAACCGCCATCCATCTTCGCTCTTGCCGAGCTGAGGGGTAGACTCCAGTGGAAGGCATTTGTATTTCCTGATACATCCACAGGAAGCTACATTGTGGTGCTCATCCACAATCCACAAGCTCAGCTCTCATTTGCAAAGGCAGGGGATGATAAGTGGACCTGGCTTCCGCCTCATTATCTTTACGAGGACTGCATTTACAAGGATGACATATTGTATGCAGTGAATATAAAAGGAGAATTACACGCATTCGATCTTAGTGGCCCTGTGATCACTATGAAGACGATTATAACGATTCCTGAGCATTATGATTGTGATAGTAGGTACATCGTTCAAGCTCCATGGGGCAGTCTGCTACTTGTGTTCAGAATAGTTCATGACCATGATTTAGAACCTCAGCCTGGTGCATCTGAGTACTGGAACACTTCGGAAATTAAAATATGTGAGCTTGATGCTCTATGGACTAAAATTAAGGTGATCAATTGCCTGCGTGACCATGTGTTATTTCTTGGTCATAATCGATCACAATGCCTCAGTGTTAATGAATTTCCTGCTCTCAAGGAAAATCATTCCTATTTTACCGACGATAATTTTCTATGGACAGTGGGACATACGAATAATCATCGTGATATGGGAATTCTGAACTTGGATGATAACAACATGGAGGAAATTTTGTCTCCTCAGCTTTGCTCCAACTGTCCGGCTCCAATGTGGATTACTCCTGATCTTAGAAAGATGAACCTGATGGGCTCAATGAGCCAACAACCGTGAAGTGAACTGCTACATTCACAATTAACACAAAGTGCAAGACACTACTTGAGAGAAGTCCTGTTTGTGCTGCAAAAATGGCCTGCCGAGGGAGTGCTCAACATCAACATCCTTTTCTGCTCAGTCTTTTGATGACTCTATTGGTGTTTTCAGAAAATCATGGACAAGATGGAATCATCACGTAGTTACAGCAATCTGACAGTGTTTATGTTTCAAATAGTTTGTAATAGTTTCCTCGAATGCTGTACACATGTTCTTCATAGTTTATTGCAAAATTTAATAAATACATGTTACTTTGTTGTTGTTACAAGAATCTAAGAGTGTAATTTCGTACAGAGGTGAAAATGAAATATAAGAGCTCTCTGTTGTATCTGCACACAAGAAAATATTGTTCCCGCATAATATTTTCCACTGTTCATGAATGAACCACAAGGATCTGGTTGTAGTTTGAGAACCATAAGCGTATAAACCCATACGATTTACAAGTTTATACAGCAATTCATATCTTTTATGCTACCAACATTTTGTTTCCTAGTACCAGCAGGTCTCTATGGTAGCCACCAATCAGCAGGCAGGTCGTGGCAAAAATGAGTGTGCCAGCGCAGGTCGAGGCCCGGAGGAATCTTAGCAGCACAGCCAAACCTGCCGCAGCGAACAGCTACTGAACTATGCCTGTTGCAATGCTTGATCATCTATACAAAAGGAAACTAAAGTTAGTTCAATGCGAACAGCTACTGAACTATGTTGCAGTGTGTTGGAGTAAATCTATGCTAGTTTGATTTCTAACCTCCGAGGTGCGAACAATGCCGTTTGGGTGAAGCTCCTCCTCGAAAATACAAAGGTGACACACTGTTGTCGTCGGCGGACAGGATCCAGCTATTCTGCAGTACCTCTTATATCTCTCCTCAATCGCAGCTGGGACAGCCACTCCATCGATAATCTAAGCATAGGTATGACACAAGATTAAAAAACTGATGCAACTTGTGTTCAACTGAACCAAATCTGGCTATCATTTGCGCAGATATGGGATGGAATGATAAAACAATGCAGATCATTTTATTTCAGATATGATGCATTATAAGATGTGaagcaatggaacaaaatgaatgcaAGGTTGATTATCAAAACTCAAACTGAGTGAAATTACAAACAAGATATGTGACAGAGTACAAGCAAACTAAGACACAATCCTCTGGTAACTTACTATGTTTTCCTATCACTGAATTTTAACTGAATGCAAAGTTTTTGCTGCCCTTCATCAGAAGAGAGCTGCTGCAATTCCAGCAAAGTTTCTTTGCATAATGCTATGAATTTTAACGAGTCGCCAAAGAAAAGTGAGGCTAGAAACAATTCCAGAAATCTTTTTATTTCAGATATAGCATGCATTCCAGAAATGTACGCACCCGTTCAGGTATATATAATGGTTCTGGCCACCTAACCTAGTAACATAAACAGCAAAACAATTCCTGGTCATCACAACCGAGGCAGTTCTTTCTGCACTTCATCAGAAAGATAAACAGCAAATAATTCATTCTGAATTTTGTTAACTGATTAACATGAACTATCACTGATTAAATTATCACTGAATTTTATGTTCGATTTCAATTTTCAGAAGTCAAAGGCAAAGTTGTAGAGAAGGAGATAATTCTCTAAAATCTGAACAATTTGGGTACTGCAGAATACCAACAAAGGCCATGGCTAAAGAGATTTTGGGGAACGAGAGGAATATTCATACCACTGGCACATCCTTCTTCGTCTGACGATCATCCTTGTTTGTCTGCCGATCATCCTTCTTCGTCTGCCGATCATCCTTCTTCGTCTTCGTGAACAAAACTGCCGTATGACGCCGTACAGCGGGGAGGAcaggcttcttgttcttcttcttcagatgaaaGGCCTCGTGCACGGACGCCCACGCGCCCTGAAAGGCCTCGAGGATCCTCGCCACAACCGGCCCCAGAAACCGGAGTCGGAGGGCCTCCAGCAAGCTCCTGAGCCAGGACGCGTCGGCCTGAGGCGGCACGTGAGCGGGGGCGGGGACGATCGCAAGCCGGCGAGGAGACACCTCGGCCTGAGGCGGCTGGGCTGGCGCGCCTGCGAGATGCAGCGCCGTCGCCTGAGATGGCGCGACGTCTCCATGGAGCCGCCGCGTCGTGTCGGCCTCGGGCTGGGTCGGCGGTGGTGGCGCGCCCGGGAGCTGCAGCGCGGCCACCCCGGACCCAGTCGGCGCGCCAGGAAGCTCCAGAGCGGACACCTTCACATCGTACTTGGACGCCTTCTCCTTTCGGAGCTTCTTCCCGGCGCCCTGCTCCATTGGAGGGCTGTCCCCAAGAAGCCTTTCTTGGTTTCTTGGTCGTCTTTTGTCTTCGCCCGCACGGCGAGGTGGAGCGGAAGGAGAAAGCACGGAGAGAGGGGCGGTGAGGCGGtggtggtggacggcggcgagacTGTTGCTTGGGTGGTTGCCTGGTGCGAGCTTGGGGAGGAGAAAGCCGACGGGGAGGAGCTCGCGGGATTCAGAGCACTCTGTTTTGGGGGGAAGGAAGGAGACGGAGGGGAGGGGCGGCCTCTGTTTAAGTCTCGCGTCGGGGGAGCCCTAGATGGGCCGGCCCGGCCGCGCGGGAGGCCACGGCCTGCTTTGTTttgctttttcttttctgttttctgttatcattttttgctttatttttgtaattttctttatacTTTAAAAATATTCTACATATATACATGAACACTATTCAAAAACACATATGAATGTTTTTAAAAAGCATTTGAttttttgaataagtattaaaaatattgaaaaagtatttaaaaatgatgaacaagtatttaaaaatgttgaaaagtattaaaaatgttgaacaagtattttaaaaatttTAAATAAGTCTTAAAAATGTTGAAAAACTATTTTAGAAATGTTGAAAATGCTAAATAAGTATTAAagttgttgaacaagtatttgagttTTTATTGGGGGAAGGCCAGCCCGTTGCAAATTCTCATTTTGTGTAAATTATTTTTCCTAATTTGTTTTATTTCTTTACCAACACCTGAAATTTGTGTGGGTGGATCTACATGGTTGTGTGAAAGAAATTCTTTAAAATATGTTACACTACAGATTTATTCCTAATAAAAATGGCCGTGCTTATCAACTAAAATAGTTACATAACTTTAAAAAAATTGGTACATAAAAATGCTTTGCAAAAATTTTGTGACTCCAAAAATGTAATTTATTTTGTGacttcattttatttttttatcatACTTCTTTTCTTTAACAACCGGCAAGAGCAATGTCTATTCGTATAGAAGGGAAGAGGTGTAAAACCAAATATGACCATGGGGGCACACATTTTGAAGGGGCCGTGGTGAACGCTATAGTACAGTCACAAACATCAACCAATGCCTGCCGTGGGCAAAGGTCCGGCAaacaccctcctctctctctctctcccctccctccNNNNNNNNNNNNNNNNNNNNNNNNNNNNNNNNNNNNNNNNNNNNNNNNNNNNNNNNNNNNNNNNNNNNNNNNNNNNNNNNNNNNNNNNNNNNNNNNNNNNNNNNNNNNNNNNNNNNNNNNNNNNNNNNNNNNNNNNNNNNNNNNNNNNNNNNNNNNNNNNNNNNNNNNNNNNNNNNNNNNNNNNNNNNNNNNNNNNNNNNNNNNNNNNNNNNNNNNNNNNNNNNNNNNNNNNNNNNNNNNNNNNNNNNNNNNNNNNNNNNNNNNNNNNNNNNNNNNNNNNNNNNNNNNNNNNNNNNNNNNNNNNNNNNNNNNNNNNNNNNNNNNNctctctctctctctctctctctctctctctctctcttgtgtgtgtatgtgtgtgtgtgtgcgcgcgcgcgcgcgcgcaagaTATCCTTGAAGGCCAACAACGCAACCTCGTAGTGAGTCATACGGTGGATCGTAAAAATATGCATGTTCCTCTCCTCCCAAATGTTCCATATGGTATAGAGGAGCCTAGCACTTTGATGCTTGCATCCGTGCTTCAACTCCATGGTGATCAGCTTGTCCCACCAATTAGAGACATTGCGAGGTTCCGGCGGAAAGCCCAAAACCGAGAAATCCTCGTGTGTCCAGGCGGATATAGGTGGTTCCATACAGGCACAGAGAAGGCATAGTCCTTACATAGGTGGGTCTCAGTTTCTGGAGCATGGAGGCACAGTTGGCATCTCGGGACGTGCGGCCATCCATGAGCTGGTAGCCTATCAGTCGTGAGGATCCTCCCATGCAAAACAAGCCAGGCGAAGATTTTGCATTTGGGCTCAGCGTGAGCTGTCCAAATCTGTCGCAAGTCAAACTTGGACATTTTTGTGAAttacacgaacatttttttaaattgtaTGGTCATTTTAAAAAATGGCAAATGTATTTTTCATGGTGGCATTTTTTGAATGCTAGAAACATTTTCCGTATGCATGATTAAAATTGTTCTACacgcatttaacatttttcaaatgcatgtttAACATTTCTAAAAATTTATATAaagtgttttttgtaatatatatagaATATTTCAATAAAatggtagaaaaataaataaataaacgaaACAAAAAATGTGAATAAAAAGGTAAAAAAAGTTTGACTTTAGTGTGACATCTACAAGCGCAGTCACTGGGCTGGCCCTGCAGAAGCTCCTGTAGACGACGCTGCGATAGTAACCATTACGGGGGTGAGAGCTCCTAATGGGCGCCTTCAACACCGGTTAGGAGAAAGGGCGCCCAAGCACCATCCCTCATGGGGCGGCCCAACAAGAAGTGTTACCTTTGGTTCGCTGGTTCCCTAAAAACAACCTTTTTTTTAGAACCGCCCTCAGAGGCCTTTATTCATTACTTAGACGGTTTACATCCGATTGCACTAGGGCAATCAATGAAGCACGGAAAACATCAAAGGATATTACATTCGAAGCACTCGCAAGGCTCTCTCTGGCACACCGGTGAGCAGCCTCATTGGCCTCTCTTCTAACATAGTTGACTCGTAAACCCTGAAAGTTCTGGAGATAGGATTTGATCTCGCTGATGATTGGGCTTCCTATCGACCTGCACTCCGTCGCCATGTACTCATCTATGACAGTTTTGCAGTCCGATTCGATGGTCACCCGCGTCCAGCCCTTCTCCATAGCCAGATGCACAACTTCCCTGACACCTAGCAATTCAGCGCAGTATGGGCCAGTCACCCCCGACAGCTTGCGGCCCCTGGCTAGCATAAGTTCTCCGCCATGGTCCCGAGCCACTAGCCCGATGGCTGATGATCCCCTATTCACATCCACAGAAGCATCCGTATTGATTTTACACCATCCTTCTTTCGGCGGTTTCCATTTCTCCTTCTCGAGACTTCTCCTATCGACAGCTTTGGAAGGAATGTACAGAGCTTGAATGAGTTCCTTCACTAGAACCATTGACCTCCCGGGCTGGTATTTGACCTCCTCATGAGTATACTTGTTCCTGCTCGACCATATTATCCACATGACTGAGATAATGATGGCCGCTCGGTCTTTCCCAATGAAGCTGGGTTCAAGCAAGTCCCTCGACCACGTAACTGGGTGTAGCCGCAGCAGCTTAAACTCGAAGAAAGTCTCTGCCTCTCTCCAGAACAACTTCGCGTGGTCGCACATCACCAGAGAATGAAACAGCGACTCCTCCTGGTGGCCGCACATTGGGCATGTAAGGTCCTCCCCTACATGTCTTCGGCATAATTCTTCCTTTGCCGGCAGGAATCCTTTAAGGACCCGCCACCAAAAAATTCTTATCGTTGGCTGTACCTTCAACCGCCATAGTGATTTCCAGATCTCCTCCCCTTGAGAGGAGCTACCAACCTGGTTCAGATCGTCCTCGCGAGCTTCCATAAGCATTCTATACGTAGATCGAACTGTGAAAATTCCAGACCTCTCATAGCCCCATGCCCAAAAATTAGATATAGCAACCCGCGGCCTTGGCATATTGAGAATGGCCAGCACATCCGGGGCCATGAAAGTTCTGTGAATAACTTCCTCATTCCAGTCACCATCATCCGTCATCAAATCAGACACAAGATGGATGGGATCGCTTCCAATGTTACACACTGGTTTGAAAGTTTTGCTCCCTTGTATCCAGTTATCATGCCATACTTCCGTAGTCATTCCGTCACCAACTCTGCGAATTAAACCCTTCTTAAGCACCTCTCTGCCGGTGATTATCGCTTTCCATGTAGTGGAGGCGCTAGCAGGGCATCCTGCCTGCAAAAAGTCTCCATCTGGGTAGTACCGTCCCTTTAAAACGTGTGCGCATAGACTGTCCGGCTTGTCCAACAGCCGCCACGCCTGTTTTGCGAGCATTGCATCATTCAAAAGCTCCAAGTCCCAGAATCCCAATCCTCCCTTGGACTTTGAGATAGCCATC
Coding sequences within:
- the LOC123077044 gene encoding uncharacterized protein, with protein sequence MEQGAGKKLRKEKASKYDVKVSALELPGAPTGSGVAALQLPGAPPPPTQPEADTTRRLHGDVAPSQATALHLAGAPAQPPQAEVSPRRLAIVPAPAHVPPQADASWLRSLLEALRLRFLGPVVARILEAFQGAWASVHEAFHLKKKNKKPVLPAVRRHTAVLFTKTKKDDRQTKKDDRQTNKDDRQTKKDVPVIIDGVAVPAAIEERYKRYCRIAGSCPPTTTVCHLCIFEEELHPNGIVRTSEMIKHCNRHSSVAVRCGRFGCAAKIPPGLDLRWHTHFCHDLPADWWLP
- the LOC123077043 gene encoding putative F-box protein At4g22660, whose amino-acid sequence is METCSIARIIRLQDLAMYRHKLCSLLFRLLPQLQGFPPGPPLKKLCKDEHVHVALTETKMVGTLPELPQDILMVIFAALEIPDLVRAGSVCSSWHSAYARLCNLGQYKQSQTPCLVYASESDPDNVLCLYSLAEKRSYKLTLPQPPIRSRYLIGSSHGWLVTVDERSEMYLLNPITCEQIALPSVTTIEHVKSIFDEYGDVCKYEISWHTGTRSSRKPPSIFALAELRGRLQWKAFVFPDTSTGSYIVVLIHNPQAQLSFAKAGDDKWTWLPPHYLYEDCIYKDDILYAVNIKGELHAFDLSGPVITMKTIITIPEHYDCDSRYIVQAPWGSLLLVFRIVHDHDLEPQPGASEYWNTSEIKICELDALWTKIKVINCLRDHVLFLGHNRSQCLSVNEFPALKENHSYFTDDNFLWTVGHTNNHRDMGILNLDDNNMEEILSPQLCSNCPAPMWITPDLRKMNLMGSMSQQP